One genomic window of Bacillus mycoides includes the following:
- the pbpC gene encoding penicillin-binding protein 3, with protein MRKIWGILFLCFALMLVGCGKEEKPQEAFDTYVKAWNKQKFADMYNQLSENAKKDISQKEFTEKYEKIYSGIEVKDLKVETGEVKEDKKDEGPVPFKVSMDTVGGKITFGHEAKMVKEKDGDKESWKIDWTPDFIFPGMTKDSKVRMQTTQPKRGEVYDRNGKGLATNGKASEIGMIPEKLGDAAPQTKETVAKLLNMSVEEIDQKLAAKWVKPGYLVPIGILPEGATQNTYIDLPGVATKPVNVRTYPLGEAAAHLTGYIGKVNAEDLKTLQKKGYQADEPVGKAGLEQVLEEQLRGKKGGRVFMEDAQGKEIKNLAKTDAVDGENVTLTIDSATQEKIYNEMKGEAGSSAAINPKSGETIALVSSPAYDPNLIARGTSKAQRETWNNDPKKPMTNRFTQLSVPGSVFKPITGAIGLETKTIDPKEELKIEGLKWTKDSSWGNYYVTRVKDANPIDFDKAMKYSDNIYFAQEALKIGKDKFMAEAKKFGFDEKLPIEYGFPVSKIASDGIKNDIQMADTGYGQGQVLMTPLHLALTYAPIVNDGTIPSPYLIKTDKQPKAWKENVISKGTQDILKTALTKVINDPDGTGKIAKIDGMTLAGKTGTAELKVSKEAEGKELGWFAAFDLNSPDMVITMMIEDVKGRGGSNIPAEKVKHVFQK; from the coding sequence TTGAGAAAAATATGGGGGATTCTTTTTCTTTGCTTTGCATTAATGCTAGTCGGATGCGGCAAAGAAGAAAAACCACAAGAAGCGTTTGATACATATGTAAAAGCATGGAATAAACAAAAATTTGCAGATATGTATAATCAATTATCAGAAAATGCAAAAAAAGATATTTCACAGAAAGAGTTTACTGAGAAATATGAAAAGATTTATTCTGGTATTGAAGTGAAAGACTTAAAGGTAGAAACAGGGGAAGTAAAAGAAGATAAAAAAGATGAAGGCCCTGTTCCTTTTAAAGTAAGCATGGATACAGTTGGTGGTAAAATCACTTTTGGCCATGAAGCAAAAATGGTGAAAGAAAAAGATGGGGATAAAGAGTCTTGGAAAATAGATTGGACTCCTGATTTCATTTTCCCTGGCATGACAAAAGATAGTAAAGTGCGTATGCAGACAACACAACCAAAACGTGGTGAAGTTTACGATCGTAATGGAAAAGGTCTTGCGACGAATGGTAAAGCTTCTGAAATCGGAATGATTCCTGAAAAGTTAGGGGATGCTGCTCCGCAAACGAAAGAAACGGTAGCGAAGTTGTTAAATATGTCTGTAGAAGAGATTGATCAAAAACTAGCTGCGAAATGGGTAAAACCAGGGTATCTCGTACCAATTGGAATTTTGCCTGAGGGGGCAACGCAAAATACGTACATCGATTTACCAGGTGTTGCAACAAAACCTGTAAATGTTCGTACATATCCGTTAGGGGAAGCAGCAGCGCATCTTACTGGTTATATCGGAAAAGTAAATGCTGAAGATTTAAAAACGCTTCAAAAGAAAGGCTATCAAGCCGATGAACCAGTTGGTAAGGCTGGATTAGAGCAAGTATTGGAAGAACAGCTACGCGGGAAAAAAGGTGGCCGTGTCTTCATGGAAGATGCACAAGGAAAAGAAATTAAAAATTTAGCGAAAACAGATGCTGTTGATGGGGAAAATGTAACTTTAACTATTGATAGTGCTACTCAAGAAAAAATTTATAATGAAATGAAAGGAGAGGCTGGATCTAGTGCTGCAATTAATCCGAAAAGCGGGGAAACGATTGCACTTGTAAGTAGTCCAGCATACGATCCTAATCTTATTGCAAGAGGGACATCGAAGGCACAACGCGAAACTTGGAATAATGACCCGAAAAAACCGATGACGAATCGATTTACACAATTATCGGTTCCGGGTTCTGTATTTAAGCCAATTACAGGTGCAATTGGACTTGAAACAAAAACAATTGATCCGAAAGAAGAATTGAAAATTGAAGGATTGAAATGGACGAAAGATTCTTCTTGGGGCAATTATTACGTAACACGTGTAAAAGATGCAAATCCGATTGATTTTGATAAGGCAATGAAATACTCGGATAATATTTACTTTGCACAAGAAGCTTTGAAAATTGGAAAAGATAAATTTATGGCTGAGGCGAAAAAATTCGGATTTGATGAGAAATTACCAATTGAATACGGATTCCCGGTTTCTAAAATCGCAAGTGATGGCATAAAAAATGATATTCAAATGGCAGATACAGGATATGGACAAGGACAAGTCTTAATGACCCCTCTTCATTTAGCTTTAACGTATGCACCGATTGTAAATGATGGAACGATTCCGTCGCCATATCTTATTAAAACAGATAAACAACCAAAGGCCTGGAAAGAAAATGTGATTTCTAAAGGAACTCAAGATATATTGAAAACGGCTTTAACAAAAGTAATTAACGATCCAGATGGTACTGGGAAAATTGCGAAAATTGATGGTATGACCCTTGCTGGTAAAACAGGAACAGCAGAATTAAAAGTATCAAAAGAGGCAGAAGGAAAAGAACTAGGTTGGTTCGCTGCGTTTGATTTAAATTCACCTGATATGGTCATTACAATGATGATTGAAGATGTAAAAGGTAGAGGTGGAAGTAATATTCCGGCTGAAAAAGTGAAACATGTTTTTCAAAAGTAG
- a CDS encoding FMN-dependent NADH-azoreductase encodes MTKVLFITANPNSAEGSFSMAVGEAFIEAYKNEHPQDEVVTIDLFNTTVPAIDADVFAAWGKFAAGEGFETLSENQQQKIAAMNNNLETFMHADRYVFVTPMWNFSYPAVVKAYLDNLSIAGKTFKYTENGPVGLLEGKKALHIQATGGVYSEGAYASMDFGRNHLNAVLGFMGVSDTEYIAVEGMNANPEKAQDIKEEAIVNARELAKRF; translated from the coding sequence ATGACAAAAGTACTATTTATTACAGCAAATCCAAATTCAGCAGAAGGTTCTTTCAGTATGGCAGTAGGGGAAGCTTTCATCGAAGCATATAAAAACGAACATCCACAAGACGAAGTTGTAACAATTGATTTATTCAATACAACTGTACCAGCAATCGATGCAGACGTATTCGCTGCTTGGGGTAAATTTGCAGCAGGCGAAGGATTCGAAACTTTAAGTGAAAATCAGCAACAAAAAATTGCAGCAATGAACAATAACTTAGAAACATTTATGCATGCAGACCGTTATGTATTCGTGACTCCAATGTGGAACTTCAGCTACCCAGCAGTAGTGAAAGCATACTTAGATAACTTATCAATTGCAGGCAAAACATTCAAATATACTGAAAATGGTCCAGTTGGCTTACTAGAAGGCAAAAAAGCACTTCATATTCAAGCTACAGGCGGCGTTTACTCTGAAGGAGCATACGCATCTATGGACTTCGGTCGCAATCACTTAAATGCAGTATTAGGATTCATGGGTGTATCAGACACTGAATATATTGCAGTTGAAGGAATGAATGCAAATCCTGAAAAAGCACAAGACATTAAGGAAGAAGCAATTGTAAATGCACGCGAATTAGCAAAACGTTTCTAA
- a CDS encoding lysophospholipid acyltransferase family protein, whose product MIQTFFKIFYLILIVIAITPRLWRIKRKANAMSPQEKDSVVYKTTNWFGKKMVGVTGSTVEVKGLENVPKDKPVLVVSNHQSNMDIPVLLGYLNKPIGFVSKAEIKKFPVVPTWMELMNCVFMDRSDRRQSLKAIKDGIELLKNGHSIVIFPEGTRSKGGEIGEFKAGSFHLAVKSGVSILPVTLDGTYKMFEANGNRMKPAHATLTISKPITPEEYASMDAKELTQHTKDIIASQLHK is encoded by the coding sequence ATGATTCAAACGTTTTTTAAAATCTTTTATTTAATTTTAATCGTAATTGCGATTACACCAAGATTGTGGCGTATAAAAAGAAAAGCAAATGCGATGTCACCGCAAGAAAAAGATAGTGTTGTGTATAAAACCACAAACTGGTTTGGTAAGAAAATGGTGGGTGTAACTGGATCGACTGTAGAAGTAAAGGGACTTGAAAATGTTCCGAAAGACAAGCCAGTGCTAGTTGTAAGTAATCATCAAAGTAATATGGATATTCCTGTTTTACTAGGTTACTTAAATAAGCCAATTGGATTCGTTTCAAAAGCGGAAATTAAAAAGTTTCCGGTTGTACCAACATGGATGGAACTAATGAATTGTGTGTTTATGGACCGCAGCGATCGCCGTCAATCTCTTAAGGCAATTAAAGATGGAATTGAACTGTTAAAGAACGGGCATTCTATCGTAATTTTTCCAGAGGGAACGAGAAGTAAGGGTGGCGAAATCGGTGAGTTTAAAGCAGGGAGTTTTCACCTTGCTGTAAAATCTGGCGTATCTATATTACCAGTAACTTTAGATGGTACATATAAGATGTTTGAGGCTAATGGAAATCGTATGAAACCAGCTCATGCAACATTAACAATTTCTAAGCCAATTACACCTGAAGAATATGCAAGTATGGATGCTAAAGAGTTAACCCAGCATACAAAAGATATTATTGCATCTCAATTACATAAGTAA
- the trhA gene encoding PAQR family membrane homeostasis protein TrhA, giving the protein MTQKITRMTQFVKEEIANAITHGIGAILSIPALIILIIHASKHGTASAVAGFTVYGVSMFLLYLFSTLLHSIHHPKVEKLFTILDHSAIYLLIAGTYTPFLLITLRGPLGWTLLAIIWTLAIGGIIFKIFFVRRFIKTSTLCYIIMGWLIIVAIKPLYENLTGHGFSLLLIGGILYSVGAIFFLWEKLPFNHAIWHLFVLGGSTMMFFCVLFYVLPAA; this is encoded by the coding sequence ATGACGCAAAAAATTACAAGAATGACCCAATTTGTAAAAGAAGAAATTGCGAATGCAATTACCCATGGTATCGGTGCCATTTTAAGCATCCCTGCCTTAATCATATTAATTATTCATGCTTCCAAACATGGTACAGCATCCGCTGTTGCTGGTTTTACCGTTTATGGCGTAAGCATGTTCTTGCTATACTTATTTTCTACACTGCTACATAGTATCCATCATCCAAAAGTAGAAAAATTATTTACCATTTTAGATCACTCCGCCATATATTTATTAATTGCCGGCACGTATACACCATTTCTACTCATTACACTGCGTGGCCCGCTCGGTTGGACTTTACTCGCAATTATTTGGACCCTTGCGATTGGTGGAATTATTTTCAAAATCTTCTTTGTTCGTCGCTTTATTAAAACATCAACATTATGTTATATCATTATGGGTTGGCTCATCATCGTTGCCATTAAACCCCTTTATGAAAATTTAACCGGTCACGGCTTCTCACTACTATTAATAGGCGGCATTTTGTATTCTGTCGGAGCTATATTCTTCCTTTGGGAAAAGCTTCCGTTCAATCATGCCATTTGGCATCTCTTCGTACTAGGCGGTAGTACAATGATGTTTTTCTGCGTACTGTTTTATGTCTTACCCGCAGCATAA
- a CDS encoding twin-arginine translocase TatA/TatE family subunit, translating into MFSNIGFPGLILILVAVLILFGPKKLPEIGKALGETLKEFKKSTKELTDEAFQEKEKNK; encoded by the coding sequence ATGTTTTCAAATATTGGCTTTCCAGGGTTAATTTTAATTTTAGTAGCAGTGTTAATTTTATTCGGCCCAAAGAAGTTACCGGAAATTGGGAAAGCTTTAGGGGAAACGTTAAAAGAATTTAAAAAATCAACAAAAGAATTGACTGATGAGGCATTTCAAGAGAAGGAAAAAAATAAATAA
- the tatC gene encoding twin-arginine translocase subunit TatC, whose protein sequence is MENREMSVVEHIVELRKRVIYTVLSFVLFLIIGFTFTKDIYFWLVKDLPMKLTVLGPSDVLWIFFSIATVFAIVCTIPFAAIQIWLFVKPGLHPNEQKMTLMYIPVLSILFIAGLSFGYFIVMPFLFHFLTTIGNEMFNTMFTTEKYFHFVLNLTVPFAVIFELPVVVMFLTSIGLLTAEFLQKIRRYAYVVLIIIASCISPPDFLSHSLVAVPLICIYEISIALSKIVSKRKQKREEETQSKSASL, encoded by the coding sequence ATGGAAAATCGGGAAATGAGCGTAGTAGAACATATTGTTGAGCTTCGCAAACGAGTAATATATACAGTATTATCCTTTGTATTATTTTTAATTATTGGATTTACTTTTACGAAGGATATTTATTTTTGGCTTGTAAAAGATTTACCAATGAAATTAACTGTTCTCGGTCCAAGTGATGTGTTATGGATTTTTTTCTCGATTGCTACAGTATTTGCTATCGTTTGTACAATTCCTTTTGCTGCGATACAAATTTGGTTATTTGTAAAACCAGGTTTACATCCCAATGAACAAAAAATGACATTAATGTATATACCGGTATTGTCTATATTATTTATAGCAGGCCTATCTTTCGGTTATTTTATCGTTATGCCATTTTTATTTCATTTCCTAACTACAATTGGTAATGAGATGTTTAATACAATGTTTACAACGGAAAAATATTTTCATTTCGTATTAAATTTAACAGTTCCGTTTGCTGTTATATTTGAATTACCTGTAGTTGTTATGTTTTTAACGAGTATAGGTCTTCTGACGGCAGAGTTTCTTCAGAAAATAAGAAGATATGCTTATGTCGTGTTGATTATAATTGCATCGTGTATATCGCCGCCAGATTTTTTATCACATAGTTTAGTAGCGGTACCGCTTATTTGTATTTATGAAATTAGTATCGCTTTATCAAAGATAGTTAGTAAACGAAAACAGAAAAGAGAAGAAGAAACACAGTCGAAAAGTGCCTCGTTATAA
- a CDS encoding DUF2535 family protein, translating to MITKSFYFTHATGNCIKIFEIPVLQTQHPLAFLIQSRLQLFIAKIQKHKNPRVSYSFREYLQSCLKWNDYSNVYKTNTLEKNA from the coding sequence GTGATTACGAAAAGTTTTTATTTCACTCATGCAACAGGGAATTGTATTAAAATATTTGAAATCCCTGTCCTACAAACACAGCATCCATTAGCGTTTCTAATTCAGTCTCGTCTTCAATTGTTTATTGCAAAAATTCAAAAACATAAAAACCCAAGAGTCTCGTACTCTTTCCGTGAATATTTACAAAGTTGTTTGAAGTGGAATGATTATTCAAATGTATATAAAACAAATACTCTTGAAAAGAATGCATAA
- a CDS encoding DegV family protein — MQKIKIVTDSTADLTQEVIEKYDIHVLPLSISVNGQTYLDRVDLQPDEFIEEMAKSGELPKTSQPAMGTFVEMYEKLGEDGSEVLSIHMTGGMSGTVATANSAASMTDTKVTVVDSQFISHALAYQVIEAAKMAREGSSLEAILKRIDEVRKNTRLYVIVDTLENLVKGGRIGKGKALIGSLLNIKPIASLEGGVYNPVTKVRSQGQIVKTLAKIFEEDTAGKVVKAVAIPHAKAIPLAESVKAAVEKVNGFTQSEIFYTTPVISTHTGPGAIGFMYLAE, encoded by the coding sequence ATGCAAAAAATTAAAATTGTAACAGATTCAACGGCAGATTTAACTCAAGAAGTGATTGAGAAGTATGATATTCATGTTTTACCATTATCTATTTCTGTAAATGGACAAACATACTTAGATCGCGTTGATTTACAACCAGATGAATTTATTGAAGAAATGGCGAAATCAGGAGAATTACCAAAAACATCACAACCAGCTATGGGTACATTTGTAGAAATGTATGAAAAGTTAGGGGAAGATGGAAGTGAAGTACTTTCCATTCATATGACAGGTGGAATGAGTGGCACAGTTGCAACAGCAAATAGTGCTGCATCAATGACAGATACGAAAGTAACAGTTGTTGACTCTCAATTCATTAGCCATGCATTAGCATATCAAGTAATTGAGGCTGCTAAAATGGCAAGAGAAGGAAGCTCATTAGAAGCTATTTTAAAACGTATTGATGAAGTGAGAAAAAATACTCGTTTATACGTAATCGTAGATACATTAGAAAACTTAGTAAAAGGTGGGCGCATTGGTAAAGGTAAAGCACTTATTGGTTCTTTACTTAATATTAAACCAATCGCAAGTTTAGAGGGCGGCGTATATAATCCGGTAACGAAAGTACGTAGCCAAGGGCAGATTGTAAAAACATTGGCTAAAATATTCGAGGAAGATACTGCTGGAAAAGTGGTGAAGGCTGTTGCGATTCCACATGCTAAAGCAATTCCTTTAGCAGAAAGTGTAAAAGCTGCTGTTGAAAAAGTGAATGGATTCACTCAATCAGAGATTTTCTATACAACACCAGTTATCAGTACTCATACAGGACCAGGAGCAATTGGTTTTATGTATTTAGCAGAGTAA